Below is a genomic region from Rhizobium sp. 007.
GTTGTGAACCTTCGAATCGATGGCGGTGGCATGGCGCGACCTAGCATCTGCGATTGATCCTATTTTGGGCGAGCATGCTCCCCGTCTTTCCCAGTTTCGATCAAATCCCGCGACGCTTCGCAACGACGGCTTCGCGCAGTGTCCTTGCAGCGTTTGGGGCCGTCGTGGATTGGCCCGAGAGAGTAGTCCGGATAGCAGGAGCACGGCCAGTGACACAGCGGCGCCGCTGTGGAGGAGCACGACTTGCAGGGATGGATCTGCCGTTCATATTCGGACGCAATACGGCTGAGGTCGAGGACTTCGACTTTGAAATCGGATCTTTCCCGGAAAATCTGCTTGGCCAGTTGAACCATCCTGTAACTCTTCGATAGTTCGCAGGGACAGGTGTGTTCGCTGCGCGACGATCCATTGATCAAAAGCGCTCGCGGCGGGCCATTTGCATCCCTCGTGGCGCGATTGCGCCTCCTGAACCGCGAGCCTTGAGCCACTCCGTCAAGATTGTCGAGGCGCATCGCTGTCAAAACGACAATCAGCTCAGGAACCATCCTTTCCGGCAGGAGTTGAGCGCACGAGCGATCACCGGACAATCCGGTCAAGGGCGAGGCACGTCAGGGGCGCCGGGCGTGTGTTCGCAGTGCCAAGGCGCGCTGTGCTGTAACAGCAAAATCGAATTGGAGGAGCAACATGCCTAAGCGCGACACAACCCTCTCGGAAGGCCTCGACACCGACGTCGAACTGCAGGCTCATCTCGCCGCGCTTGAGGCCGAAACCTATTCAGCGCCCGACAGCGGCCCGCCGGAAGCTCGTCCTTTCCAGCGGGTTAGAGACGACCTTGATCATGTGCGGGACGAGATCGAAACCCTTCGCTCAAGGCTGTCACTCGTCAAGCAGCGGGCGGTGATCGTCGCCAGATCCAACCTCGAATGGGCCGACGCCAGCGCTCATGACCAACTCGGAACATACCCATGGGCGAAGCTTGCAGGCGCCATGGCCGCGACCGCTTTCGGCGCGCGGGTGCTGAGACGCCTTCCTGTGAGTGCAATTGCGGCAGTCGCGATCCCCTTAATCGTCGCTCGCCTCGAGGCGAATTCGCGCCGATAGGAGAAATTAGATGCAATCTGAACAGCATCTCCAGCATGCCATTCAAGTCGCAACCGAAGCCCACGACGGCCAGCAGGACAAGCTTGGAAACCCTTACTTTGACCACTGCCGAAGGGTCGCGGACGCAGTATCTGGCGACGAAGAGAAAGTGGTCGCCTACCTTCACGATGTGCCTGAAAAGGCCTGGGGATGGACGCTCGACCGACTGAAGGAAGAGGGTTTTTCCCAGGCCGTCCTCGCCGCGGTCGATGCGTTGACGAAAAGGCAAGGCGAGGAGGACGAGGTCTTTGTGC
It encodes:
- a CDS encoding HD domain-containing protein; translated protein: MQSEQHLQHAIQVATEAHDGQQDKLGNPYFDHCRRVADAVSGDEEKVVAYLHDVPEKAWGWTLDRLKEEGFSQAVLAAVDALTKRQGEEDEVFVRRAIANRLARPVKQADLEDNLDQARQTGSETLKYERGLAIIANVSSAD